CGTATGTTACAACCCACAGTTGGGCCATGTCCACTTTTCTATAATTGCCTTCAACTGCTGCGAGGAGACAAATGCAGAAATATTGGGTGTGACCCTGAGGGAGACCCTGTGCCAACTACAGGAGTTACTGGAACCTAGTCTGGAGAGCCAAAATGAGACTCCCGGAAGGTGAAAACAAACATGATCTTCTAAACATGTCAAACTGTTCATGGAGAGTGGATTGTTCTTATGCATGCCACTCGGTCTTAAGCAAGGTTTGCTTTGTTACTACAAAACTGCAAGCATGGCATTCTATCTTTGTGCAAAAAGTGAATCACTCCAGCATTAATCACAGCCAAAGCTTGTATATGTTGCACTAACCACCATTATGAAATGATTATGTGGGGGAAATCATGTGTAGATTAATCACTTTGTTTAAAATTTGGACCAAAAGATGAAAAGAAAGGATGTCACAAATGTGTGTGGTGTTTCATTAAAGGTTGTGTAGCTTCTGTGACCTGGTTTGTCAGGCGTGCTTAATAAAGTTCATGTTATTGCACTGGCTTGGTTGTTGGCGGTGTGGAATCATTGCCGAATTTACACGTACGGGACAAGGAGTCCAGCCATGCTGATCTGTAAGATTAAGAATGATGACAATGAATGTTCAGGgtgattaatcgattaagaCAGTGGTTTTTAATCTTTTTCAGCTTTAAGAATGTGATTAAAGCTATGACCCCAGCGTCTTTCGcagaaatattcacaaaaacacAGCTTCACCGTATAATTTGTATGTTTAGCATTAAGCggcggtgtccaaagtatggcctGGGTGCCATTTTTGTCAAGCCCTGACTTAAGAGGTGTGTCCAAGTTTTTTCAACATGAAACAAGCCTAAGGATTGTATTGAGCATTTTATATGGAACCAAAGCTCAGAGGTTAgcaagaataaatgtgtttttacccAATTTTTGCCAGGACAAAGCTTTTAAGACACTTATGAAGCATTCTGATATGATTTGCAGTAATCAATGAAATAGATTCATCAtaattttatggttttatgccCTGTGATTGAATGGCGATAAGTCTTTCACCTTTCAACAGcataagcagtagaaaatggatatTACTGTCAATTTCCATTGGATATTAATATAACAAATCTATTTAACTACTGTATTGAAaataattttgatgatttttatttatttaatagaaAAAATTAAGCAATTAAAAGTATGGACTCAAAATGGTGCAATTAGAGAAATTTTATAATAAACCAAaaatacatggatggatggatggatggtcatgggtaacattatcattattattaatactgaattatagaaaataaaacgattcatattgttattttaaatttatgttGGTGATTAAATAATACTTCTGttgaaaatcatttttatttatttaataaccaaaaaaaagcaataaaaagtaTTCATTCCGAAGAGTGTAATTAGGAttttaaaattcaaaaaaattatgtgtaaaattattattaccaCTATTATTGGTGCTATTATTACAGAAAGTAATGGTAATACTATtctaatataataattttattattgCAGAAAGTAATGATAAGAAGGCAGCCTGTCAGTCAACGAGTCAatttaaatcaaaaaaataattcagataaaataatatattgatTAAAAATCGCTTTCAGTTCACATTACCATAATTAAAGACAATCCGCAGCAATTTGAAAAAGTGGAGGGAAGTTAACCTATGATCCAGTAATTATGAGGTCTtcggtgattttttttcttcatcggATGTGACGTAACATCTGAGGCGTGACGTTTAAATGTAGACCggaacaaataaaaacacgatAACGCTGTGATGTCTGGCTAAAGATGAAATGGAGTGgtttttaacttttaatttaAGTGTATTTATCACCTCTCTGTTTTAATAGAGAACGGTTTTATatagagtatttatttttttgaaaaaggttATCATGAAGGGCTTTGTCACTGGCTTGGTAAACCGGAGTAGCGTTGCAGTCGGTGTCTTCTGGCCGCTTTTGGCTGGAGGTCTCTGGGCAGCTGTGGTCGCCTACAAGCCGGTGGTCATCGTGCACGGCTTGTTCGACAGCTCGGGAGATTTTAAGAACCTACAACGTTTTATTAACGAGGTGGGTGCTCAAATTTATTATTTGCTTTTAGGAGCACGATTTTTATAAATGATGTTTGCGAGTTGATTCAATCACTAAACACATCCAATCAAAGCAGTGGTTGGTTTGATAGAAGCAGTTTTAAGTGTCATTTCTGTTCTGTATGTATGCAtaaaccttttttccccccataaaaatgtgttccttttttttttttttaccaccttACCGCAAGCTTTTCAACCGTTTTCCAACCTGGTTGTGAAGATAAGGTAATATTGACTCAGCAAAAGATTAACTTCCATCTTTTGTTGCTCTTGTGAAAGTTAAATATGTCGGTTGAAACCAGGCATCACACATTTCTGTGAAGTGAAAGTATTTCATATTTCAGATTCCAGGAATTATTCCCTGAGAAATTAGGGAACACGCCCGATCACTTGATAGTCCACATCCTCCTCGCCTTTATTCGTATTTATCTAGTCGCAATTGGCACCTGACAACTGCTCCACTAAGAAACCAGCTAAGTTTCACATTCATTGCAGCAGGTAATTAGTGCATAATTATGTCTATTAATTACCTTCCCTACCGATAACTATAATCAtgaaatgtcttcaaggttggcacaACGGttagtgtttttattcatgGTTGAAAGATGCTATAACAATAAagaacctttttaaaaaaattctataaatattaataaatataaatgctaATAAAAGCAAATACTACAGGttgtcaatagtatttcaaaacaCGAAGGGTGTGGAAAAAAATTCTGTCCTAATTGAAAACCGCTGCATTATGTAGATGATTCTGGAATTACACCTTATATTTCTCTTTTCTTATATTATGTTGTATGCATTTATTACTATTGTAAAATCATCATTAAATActtggatttttgtttttacttggcATTTTATCCCCCCTATAAAGTATTTTGATTGTGGCAAGAGAGACATCTGACTGTTAAATGACTGACATCGACACGTTCTCCTTCTCTCTCCTTTAGTCTCATCCTGGAACAAATGTGACCGTGATCGACTTGTTCGACCGAAGTGCGAGTCTGCAGCCCATGTGGAAGCAAGTGGAGGGTTTCAAGGCCGCTATTTATCCGATCATGCAAAACTCTGCCGATGGAGTCCATTTTATCTGCTACTCTCaaggtgtgtttttatgtgaggGCGTGCGTGGATCACGCATGCAGTTTGTTTTGGATGACGTGTTGAGTTGTTACAGTGTTATTGCAAAAGCTGATCTCTGTTCTCTATAAAGTGTACATGTTTCCTTTGACGTGGTGGTAGCATGTTTTAACTGCGGCAAACATTATTACGCCTCCCATCCTTCAAATTTGAACAACCACCTTAGGCGCTGTAGattcacagtggaaccttgtttagAGTCATTAATTAGCATAAGAAATCGTGTAATCCACTTaacccgttccagaaagccaaaaatgttaaaacaaaaccttcaattcccaaagacacgcgatgtggcagcgagacgaacaccttcctgttttgccatgagttatttcttgaattcggtagtgtttctcacctcagtagcCCAAAATCGGGCCAAAGAAAGtggcaagtgccagcattttgatcaagaaggtgagaaacactgttgaattaaaaaaataactcatggcaaaacaggaaggtggtgttctcgctgccacattgtgtctttgggaacagtcatgtcttccgtgaaggtaaaagtaatcttaaatgctcatttatccctttcgttattcatttatatgcatttagaattgttttatgcatgtaaaactatcattttaaagctataaaaaggtgttttgtgctAACGTTTtggagagtcaaccactgatgacatcatgatATTTTGCTGAGTACATTATGTTGTTAATGTCATTCCAGGTGGGCTGGTTTGCAGAGGAATCCTCTCCACTTTGCCTGATCACAACGTGCACACGTTCATCTCGCTGTCCTCTCCTCAAGCCGGACAATACGGAGGTGAGTTCCTCCTCTAAATGGCGCACAATCCAGGCGGTGTTTCCCACAAGACTACAGTGGCTGTGTGGCGTTGAGTTGGGAGTGAAACGGTAAAACGGAGCTTTTGTGTTTGTGGCAAACGAGATGTGTGACATGCTTTTAACCGTTATAACAGATcttgaagttattgacttacatAAATTAACTCCTTCAATACCAAATatgtagttatacgtttttataaacccgaatgcccgatcccaacaacgtatttatacatcttttccGGGGTATTTTGCGCGAGAGGCCaaaggaggtgatgatgcaattcctcaccaatggattagCCTTGAGAGCAATTTTAGTGCCATAAAAAacgccactaggtggcagaagtgcatcatgagaggagggagaaacacacatgacaggaagaggaagcccttGCATAAAGCCAGCTGTTACGTTGCATACTATACGAAAAAAAATGACGCATTGTAGGGGAATTTAAGCTGTCACAAacgcaaaacatatttgtgtcaaagtaaaattatttatcttttcacaaagtcgtttctgaaacgtacctacattctactgctgatgactaaagaactgaaaaatacaGAAACTAAGTTTTTTTCctggtgaaagacaggagtctaagctttcttttccatgtttataaagccatagaacacaacattctgtttgccttgaaagatcagtcaaaatcggcagtgctgaaggggttgtcttttgaaaaatgcctgggattgaatgagtgaattagctacacagacagtcccattataatgtgtttagagaaaaaataaaaatgatgtgtTTTGAGCGAGGGCGAATGGGTAGCGCCaagtctttttaaaaataaggaagtGCCAACTCTTTTTGTTGCGGTCCAAGTTGAATTGTGGCGGGCTGTCACTACAAGGGAAACACTACAAGGTCCTGTTTCTGCTCATATTCGTCAGTTAATCCTCTAACTCCCCCTCCAGATACCGACTACTTGAGGTACCTTTTCCCGCAGTTTGTGAAGTCCAACCTGTACCACCTGTGTTACACAGCCATAGGCCAGAGGATATCCATCTGCAACTACTGGAATGGTGAGACTCAAACACTAACTTTGTCATACACAggattatatacatttttagctttttaaTTCACGTTCATGTTATGTTGCCTCCTCTTCAGACCCCCACCACAGGGACATGTATGTAAACAGCAGTGATTATCTGGCGTTGCTCAACAGTGAGAGACCCAATCCGAATTCAACAGGTCAGCAAAGTCATGCTTATTATTTGTACCCCTcccctcacccaaagtcagctgggataggtaggctccagcgtacccccgcgaccctaatgacgataagcggcatagaaaatgaatggatgattaACAACGATGATCTTTTCCATCAGAGTGGAAGAAAAACTTCTTAAAAATCAGCAAGTTGGTGCTTGTGGGAGGACCAGACGATGGAGTCATCACCCCCTGGCAGTCCAGGTGAGATTTCCTTCATTGTAGCTTAACACACACTTGCATGTATTGCCACAGGAATGGATGTCATATCATTTTTGGACCCCTCATGATTGAATTGAGCTGTTACCTTTGTAGAGTGGAATGATTAGACAGcgttaatgatttttaaaaacaatatgtgGGTGCATATTTGACCATTCTGGGTCAAATTCCTTTCATTTAAAATGGTTGCTTTCCTGGCACAGTCCACAACTGTTCAATAGGGTTGAGGTTGCTACCCATTCTAAAACCATTGTTCTGTTGGAACACTTAAAATGTGTCCATTAAATACAGTGTTGCTCAACTATGTCAGGATtgttagtattagtattattagtatttgcTATATTACTCCTGCcatggatcatttcctgctcaCAGCTCACACACGAGTGGTTTTCTTCCCTTTGCATGTGGACAAACAGATGACACTCATATGATGCTTTCACACATTTACAAGCTTGTCTcgcttgtactttttttttttttttgcagtcagTTTGGATTCTTCGACGACAACGAGACCGTTGTTGAGATGCAGAGTCAAGACGTGAGTGGAAACTTCACACACCGTATGAGTTTAGTGTTTACAAATTGTCATTTGAGGAGCAGCCATTGGTAGTGTATTAGTCATAAAGGGAAAAGCAGGAAACAAGCAATTATTAGATAAAAATACAATGATTACATTCAAATATGagtttaataataatgaataatacatatacaaatatggcaatccctcgtttattgcagttaattggttccagacccaaatgtaataagtaaataagtaagattccttatttataaatggaatattttcatagttagagcatagaaaacctgtttatgaccttctaaatacggttttaaacattaaaagccctctagacatgaaataacacccctatagtcacctttacacttgttttacccagtgtagtagatataatcaaagaaaataagccatttaagacataaataggactcatgcttgtgtgtgttgcaataaatgtgttctggatgtgtgtacaggaagtgacattgggggttcagactTGAGTTTTTGCTTGATTagggccacaacagtagcccgtgttgttattattatgattacaattattattactattattgtgcCCGTTGCGAGATAACTTAAACCtaaaataaaagcctgctgttctggtgatcaagcctggtccttgtctcaccgaacaattactgacacccagtgacccatgtagaatactacattcacaatttgaatgtgccttcttaattccttgtatttggattttatttcatttagccatttttatgcacgGCATTGCTTAATTTTGTTGAatcggccgtattcaaccatgaaacagcatcatttattcatgtatgtGATTGGAAAaccctgatagagtgaagcagtgAAAATCAAAgcacgatgtggcgagggacaccTGTATGCAAAACTGCCAGGAACGTAAACATGATGTAcatacagaaaatgcatttagaatatacagtatgtggtgctATACAGTACTCAGtagtatactgtatctatatatatcgatatatctatctatctatataccgaactgtatgtatgtgtgtgtatgcacacacatacatattttcaattgaaatgaataaataacagAATATTTATGTACTTACGTATTATAATGATTGACTTCATTTAAAACGACTTTATTGTAATGTCAATATTTTATGGTATGTATTGAGCACAGAGTGATAATATAAGTCTAGATCCGTGCTGTGCAGATGTGCAGTAAATACTTTTTCCTCGTCCTCCAGGTCTACTTAAAGGATGTCTTCGGTTTGAAGTCGTTGGCGGCTCGTGGCGATCTGATCTTGTGTTCCGTTCCTGACGTCCAACACGTGTGGTGGCACTCTAATGAGACTGTTTTTCACACTTGTATGGAGAAGTGGCTGGTATAAAACACACCCACGTTATTATTTTCTCGGCCGCTTCGTCAGATTCCGGTTTCCGACTGCATAAGATGAAACTGATCATATGTGTATCTAATGGAAAACTGAcagtattgttgttgtttttgacttattttattgttatgctgtttttaggaaggCACAACGATAGAGTTTTAAGTGTAAATACTCCCATGGATGAGTAGGTTTACCAGCCTTTAAGCTATGACTGAAAAGAGAAAAGAGACACCAGACCCCCATCAATATTACATGCAGACAGAGGAAGCATGAGTAAAGTAAAGGGTGTcctgttttgatgtttttttttttacttcttaatCTGAGTCCGGTCATTCATCAAAACGGCATCTTGTCCATGTGTGTATCATTTATTTGGTCACACACTGTACCTCAAAGCAACACAACAGTGCCTGAGCGACGTTCTGTTATCCTGTTTTcatgcacacactcactgcCTTACTCCTGTTTAATGCAGTCGCTGTATTATGTTTGTATATGTCGTCAAATACCATAGCTGTATTAAACGTAGCTGCAGCCTTACATTTCCCCGTCATGTGTCAGTGTTAAAGGTCGCATACCGTAAGTGCTAAGACAAACTGCTGATGTTgttgaatggatggatagacttTAGCAGAATGGCCAAAGAGTGTCAGTGTTGTCTTAATGGGTGCCTGCCAATGACTATATACAGTaccattagagctgcaacaattatttatccaATTAATTGGCACCTATTTTCGTATTCGATCAGTCCTttcttgatttaaaaatgtaaatatcttctgatttcagcctcctcaaatgtgaatattttttcatctttgtcttttaggcaaaacaagaaaataatcattggTTGCAGCCCGACATACCTTTCATTTCTCAATATTTACCTTTCATTGTATTAGCATGTAGTCATTTGAAGATTGGATTCTCATATAgcaactgtactgtattttagatAAGGAACATTTAATACTGGTGGATCTGAAGGGAtttttttatactgtacttcctgaaaggaataatatactgtataatgaacTAAGACATGATTGGGAAAAGTCGAACCTAATAAGGGAAGATGAGGTGTTAtgaatatgttttatttaattgtatacagtattgtttgaatattttgcattgtttgcatcatgtactgtatgctcgTATAAAGGAATTGACATAACTGTTCATGGTATGGCTTTAAGGGATGTCATACTCCATGTCCAAATGTCAAGCTCTACCACATGTAAAaattgacactttttaaaaacaagcagATGCGACtatatttactatttttattagAGTGTGCTGTCAGTGACGTGTTGAGTGTCTTCAataaaaggtttttaaaaatatgttttgagtGAGActgcttattttaaaaaaaaacaatatctggCTGTTTACATGTATGAAATTGtagtttttaataataatttaaaaataataattggcaTGGTAATTAAAATTCAGCCTTTTAAGGTGTGAACATAAACTACAAAAAACATCTGACCTCTACTTGCCAACAAGGGTTTCTCCACCAAGTTCCAAGTCATGTTTTGCTTGCACGTCAAACACTTATTTAATCAAATCAATGTTTTTTGGATTACACAAATTAAATGATGTCTTTTAAGATAAACCTCACATAAATTCTGAACTGTCCCCACCCACTCCTAACATCTTACAGGCCTCTAAGTATTAAAACTACAATTCCCAGCCTATATATAGCGGACGTGCGTCACGCGTTCACCGGATATGTCCGAGTGTCGCCGCATGGAGGCCCTTTTCCGTCTCTTGAGAAGTGTGGTACACGCCGTCAGACACCAGTGAGTtgcaaattaatattttttcgcCTTTCATGTTCTAAAGACATGTATTATTGGAGCTTTAGAAATAGTATCGCGCTATGGTATTCCTTTGAGGCTAGTTTAGGATATTAATGTCGATAAAGTGTTAGttcttcaacattttttgtctcgcACGACAATGCTAAGCGCTACAGTGCGGCTGACCCCTTTAGCCCATGTGGAAGCTAGCTCACCGACAAAAATCTTTTTATACTTTACATTTAGAATACTTTTTCACTTGTATTGTTACGTTATCGTAGAGCCTTCGAAAACATTTCAGACTTAAGCTGAATGATGTTTTAATGGCGGCTATTAACAAACTGCGTTAGCATGAGGTGGTTAACCCGAACGAAGGCGTCAACGAAGGCCTTACTCCAAGTCAAGTAATGTTTAGCTTTGTTTTACGCGACGTTTTGTTAATATGGCAGCAAGCACCATGCTAGTGACACCGTGTTTCATTTTGTCAACTTAAAGCTGCTAAAAAACAATGGTCGACGTTGACGTTTATACTCTACTAGTGTTTAAAACAGCGgtcaaatctccattgggcatacGTGGTTGTTGAAATGCCCGGATGTACACTCAAACGAAACCAGTTTTGGTTTAATTTCGGTCACGCTCAGAgttgcataaaaaaaacaatcacgtGTCTAAACAAGCGAACATGTATGTCTCAAATTTGCTGATAgttcatcacttcctgtgtttaacagcGGTGGCTCAGATTGATATAAAATGCCATTTACGTAATTTGAAGGTATGTTTCGGGGTTTGAAACCTTTTCTAACTTGATTAACTATTGTTGCACAGTGACTGAGTGGGAGACTGCGCCCGCCGTCGCTGAGACTCCAGAGATCAAGCTCTTTGGCAAGTGGAGCACAGATGATGTCCAGATCAATGACATTTCCCTGCAAGTGAGCACCACTCTGATGGTAGAATTTGAATGAAAGCGAGGCTAGAGTCACGCCTTGGCACTCCCCCGTTGTCCTGGTGTGCTAGAGTGCTCGCAGAGTAAAAGTCTTTTATTATTCGTTGGCTGTTGGTTTTATGGTGACCCAGCCAATCACAAACTCAAGACACATCACTTTCACTTAGACCTGAGGAATGAGCTCTAGATATGCTTGAGTTGtgctaaattgtccattttgGTTCATGGCAGGACTACATTGCCGTAAAGGAAAAGTACGCCAAGTACCTGCCGCACTCTGGAGGCCGCTATGCCGCCAAGCGCTTCCGCAAGGCCCAGTGCCCCATCGTGGAGCGTCTGACCAACTCCATGATGATGCACGGCCGCAACAACGGCAAGAAGCTGATGACCGTGCGCATCGTCAAGCACGCCTTCGAGATCATCCATCTGCTGACTGGAGAGGTGGGTGGCATTTACAACAGGGCTGCACAGGGGCTATTTGTGGCTCCCACGTTGTTTAACAAACGGCGGCATGGTCTCTTATATCTCAAGATAAAATGCAAATTAAGGCCACACTGACAAGACAAATGTGAATACTTGTATATTCAAGATGAAAGCAAATTAGGCCACTCCGACAagacaaatgtaaaatacagtatatgttccaAGATATCACAGCAGTACTAATCTGTTTTAaagggaaactgcacttttggggggaattttgaccatcatccacaatccttatcaGACATGAAcaaacgtctttctcttttctgagcGTTGCAAAGATATAAAAGGAGACAGCCAAGAATGCAGCGTAATGGGAGGCACCTATTCCGCCTCAAGCCTTCTGAAAACTCCGGTAGTTCCGGTAatatttaaaatgaccaaagtgcGGCAAAATTACATGTTTTCATGAATCACGGTCTCActgcatggatagaaaaccataacatttttggactttttttttaatggcggGCAGAATAAGTGTGTCCCATTTACGTCCATTAATGAgtaatatctttagaacgcacagacgAGAGGGACATGTGGTCATGGTTCACATAAGGGTtggggatgatgggcaaaacagttttcctttaacacaaagctgaaatgtatCTTAAAAATACAGACTGATCCTTTCGTTTATGAACACCCTAGTGTTCATACGGTTCAGTTCTCGACaccattcccccccccccagtgtaatattgcacataaactgaactagtctgtttgccttCTGCTGTGTCATTCCGTGGACTTGAGTGCCCCATGCCAGACCATACGCGTTGCAGactcgctgtgtgtgtgtgactgctaaataacatgccttggagccaaagaaagttgcgggtgccagcaatttgacgaaggtgacaaacacgattgaattcaagaaataactcgagAGCAAAATGCATAACGGTGCCCCGTCCCCTCGATAAGAGCCATTCATTCGTTATTTATAATCATTTtgcgttttctgcatgtaaagctgttatttttgggtgtctggaatggattcattggatttacatttccTGTGGGGGAAAAATTGCCCCTGTCTTCATATTTCAGTTTtcatcagaccttttggaaagaATAGCAAAAAAGGAGGTGCACCAAGGTGTATGATCAAACAACTGCATTGTCTTGCATTTCCAGTAGTAAATGCATGATTGGGAGGTTTCtggctcttttgtttttgttttacagtggaaccttggttaacatcattcaTTAATTCCAGAAGGCCTGgctctaactgaatcaatttttcctataagaaatcatgtaaatccaattaatctattccagaaagacaaatgttcacacaaacacgttttcatagttttacatgcagaaaactatttgaaatgcCTAGAAATACATGTGAATGAtgaattaaatggataaatgcacatttaaggttacttttacttcattgaagacgtgattcttgatgtgactgaaaacaggaaggtggtggtggttgatcttacTGCCACagcgtgtctttgggaacaatcacgtcttcaatgaaggtaaaagtaaccttaaatcttTAATGATCCCTCTcattcatttgtatgcattcagaattgttttatgcatgtaaaacatgttttgtgttaacatgtcaGTCAGCTGCTGACATCATAGATGGTCAATGATGTAACTTCTGGTtgtcattttgtttagctaataggatgctaacaaggaaggctATTGTCATTAAACACATTAAGACAATTGGACTCACGTAGTGTATTAACACAAGACATGCAccgtattgtatgctaaccgaggcACAATTGTGGTGTGAATTTTCGGTGTTAACTGGatgctaacagaggttccactgtatttggttCTAGAACCCTCTTCAAGTCTTGGTGAACGCCATCATCAACAGCGGGCCTCGTGAGGACTCCACCCGTATCGGGCGTGCTGGTACCGTCAGGAGGCAGGCTGTGGATGTGTCACCCCTGCGTAGGGTCAACCAGGTGACACATCACCCAATTTCTGAAACATTTTGTTAATCCACACTCTGGTTTCTGGAACTAAGAAACGTCTTCAAGTGCTCCAGGAACCAAGATGCTTGTGCTAAAAAATGTCAGTACTTTTTGTCTCATGTTAAAAACATCCT
The DNA window shown above is from Dunckerocampus dactyliophorus isolate RoL2022-P2 chromosome 20, RoL_Ddac_1.1, whole genome shotgun sequence and carries:
- the ppt2b gene encoding lysosomal thioesterase PPT2 encodes the protein MKGFVTGLVNRSSVAVGVFWPLLAGGLWAAVVAYKPVVIVHGLFDSSGDFKNLQRFINESHPGTNVTVIDLFDRSASLQPMWKQVEGFKAAIYPIMQNSADGVHFICYSQGGLVCRGILSTLPDHNVHTFISLSSPQAGQYGDTDYLRYLFPQFVKSNLYHLCYTAIGQRISICNYWNDPHHRDMYVNSSDYLALLNSERPNPNSTEWKKNFLKISKLVLVGGPDDGVITPWQSSQFGFFDDNETVVEMQSQDVYLKDVFGLKSLAARGDLILCSVPDVQHVWWHSNETVFHTCMEKWLV
- the rps5 gene encoding 40S ribosomal protein S5 translates to MTEWETAPAVAETPEIKLFGKWSTDDVQINDISLQDYIAVKEKYAKYLPHSGGRYAAKRFRKAQCPIVERLTNSMMMHGRNNGKKLMTVRIVKHAFEIIHLLTGENPLQVLVNAIINSGPREDSTRIGRAGTVRRQAVDVSPLRRVNQAIWLLCTGAREAAFRNIKTIAECLADELINAAKGSSNSYAIKKKDELERVAKSNR